One window of Candidatus Dependentiae bacterium genomic DNA carries:
- a CDS encoding glycine--tRNA ligase, which translates to MATLEQIVSLCKRRGFVFQSAEIYGGLNGVYDFGPLGVLLKQNIKNFWMDHVAKAEFDVVFFDGALLGHEMTWTASGHVSNFSDPLVDCKNCKKRYRADDDDYNAEKPCKSCGVKNWTEERRFNLMFQTNMGAMTGDSIAYLRPETAQAVFVNFKNVMTSSRTSIPFGIAQIGKAFRNEITPKQFLFRMREFEQMELEFFCHPSTSNTFFETWCKIRNDFYQKIGLNMSKIRQRPHANDELAHYSQACVDMEYEFPFGFKELEGIAHRGDFDLKQHSQFSKKDLSVHDQQAGTSYLPHVVECSVGVDRLFLTMLFDAYTEDVVDGEPRVFLNFAPHMAPIRCAVFPLTKHQGELAGKIFADLKKKFAFVQYDDGGSIGKRYRRQDEIGTPFCITIDYQSAEDGAVTVRERNSGSQERIAITELVEYLAAKLAQ; encoded by the coding sequence ATGGCAACGCTTGAGCAAATTGTTTCGTTATGTAAACGTCGGGGTTTTGTTTTTCAGTCGGCAGAAATTTATGGTGGCCTGAACGGGGTCTATGATTTTGGTCCGTTGGGCGTTCTGCTTAAACAAAATATCAAAAATTTTTGGATGGATCATGTTGCCAAAGCAGAATTTGATGTAGTGTTTTTTGATGGAGCCTTACTTGGTCATGAAATGACCTGGACCGCTTCTGGACACGTTTCTAATTTTAGTGATCCGTTGGTTGACTGTAAGAATTGCAAAAAACGTTACCGCGCAGACGATGATGATTACAACGCAGAAAAACCATGCAAAAGCTGTGGTGTTAAAAATTGGACCGAAGAGCGTCGTTTTAACTTGATGTTTCAGACCAACATGGGAGCTATGACTGGTGACAGCATCGCCTACTTACGCCCAGAAACCGCACAAGCTGTCTTTGTGAATTTTAAGAATGTTATGACTTCCTCGCGCACTTCGATTCCTTTTGGGATTGCGCAAATCGGGAAGGCTTTTAGAAACGAAATTACTCCAAAACAATTTTTATTCCGCATGCGAGAATTCGAGCAAATGGAGCTTGAGTTTTTCTGTCATCCGTCAACTTCAAATACTTTTTTTGAGACATGGTGCAAGATCAGAAATGATTTTTACCAAAAAATTGGTCTGAATATGAGTAAGATTCGTCAGCGTCCACACGCAAATGATGAGTTGGCACATTACTCGCAAGCGTGTGTTGATATGGAGTATGAATTTCCGTTTGGTTTTAAAGAACTTGAGGGGATTGCTCATCGTGGTGATTTTGATTTAAAACAACACTCTCAGTTTAGTAAAAAAGATTTGTCGGTACACGACCAGCAAGCAGGAACGAGTTATCTTCCGCATGTGGTTGAGTGCTCGGTTGGTGTTGATCGGTTGTTTTTGACCATGTTGTTTGATGCGTATACCGAAGATGTGGTCGATGGTGAACCGAGAGTCTTTTTGAACTTTGCTCCACACATGGCGCCAATTCGTTGCGCAGTGTTTCCTCTCACAAAACATCAGGGCGAACTTGCGGGAAAAATATTTGCTGATTTAAAAAAGAAATTTGCATTTGTGCAGTACGATGATGGTGGCTCGATTGGAAAAAGATATCGCCGTCAAGACGAAATCGGAACGCCATTTTGTATCACGATTGACTATCAATCGGCCGAAGATGGTGCGGTTACCGTGCGTGAGCGCAACTCTGGATCTCAAGAACGTATTGCGATAACTGAATTGGTGGAGTATCTTGCTGCCAAGCTTGCGCAATAA